Proteins encoded together in one Phyllostomus discolor isolate MPI-MPIP mPhyDis1 chromosome 6, mPhyDis1.pri.v3, whole genome shotgun sequence window:
- the LOC114500688 gene encoding olfactory receptor 51I2-like: MLPSQSNVNMSFFQPPAFLMTGIPGLEALHGWISIPFSCMYTAALTGNCLILLAVRRTPSLHQPMYYFLSMLALTDVGLTLSTLPTTLAVLWFDHSLIAFNACLVQMFFLHSFSVVESSVLMAMSFDRFVAISKPLHYAAVLTNTIIIRIGLAIVARAMLSLFPVPFLLKRLNFCPNKIILSHSFCFHPDVMRRACADITINILYGLYVVVSTGGIDSLLIVLSYSLILYTVLGLASPQERVRALNTCISHILAVFVFFIPCITMSMIHRFGRHLPPTVHALVAYVYLMVPPVLNPIIYSVKSKPIREAMLRVLRGKVQG, encoded by the coding sequence ATGCTCCCTTCCCAGTCCAATGTCAACATGTCCTTCTTCCAGCCACCTGCTTTCCTGATGACGGGCATCCCAGGGCTGGAGGCCCTTCATGGCTGGATCTCCATTCCTTTCTCCTGCATGTACACTGCAGCCCTCACTGGAAACTGCCTCATCCTCCTGGCTGTGAGGAGGACTCCCAGCCTGCACCAGCCCATGTACTACTTCCTGTCCATGTTGGCCCTCACTGATGTGGGCCTCACCTTGTCCACACTGCCCACCACCCTGGCTGTGCTCTGGTTTGACCATAGTCTCATTGCTTTCAATGCCTGCCTGGTCCAAATGTTCTTCCTCCACTCCTTCTCTGTGGTGGAGTCCTCGGTGCTCATGGCCATGTCATTTGACCGCTTTGTGGCCATCTCCAAGCCCCTGCACTATGCAGCTGTCCTCACAAATACTATCATCATCAGGATTGGACTGGCCATTGTAGCCCGTGCTATGCTATCTCTCTTCCCAGTGCCATTTCTGCTTAAACGTCTGAACTTCTGCCCTAACAAGATCATCTTGTCCCATTCATTCTGTTTCCATCCTGATGTAATGAGAAGAGCTTGTGCTGATATCACCATAAACATCCTCTATGGACTCTATGTGGTTGTGTCCACTGGAGGCATAGACTCCCTGCTCATTGTCCTGTCTTACTCTCTCATTCTGTACACAGTCCTGGGGCTGGCCTCTCCCCAGGAGCGTGTCCGGGCCCTCAACACATGTATCTCCCACATCCTAGCAGTCTTTGTCTTCTTCATTCCATGCATTACCATGTCTATGATTCACCGTTTTGGAAGGCACCTACCCCCAACTGTACATGCCCTGGTTGCCTATGTGTACCTGATGGTACCTCCTGTGCTCAACCCCATCATCTACAGTGTGAAATCCAAGCCCATCAGGGAGGCCATGCTTAGAGTGCTAAGGGGGAAGGTCCAAGGGTGA
- the LOC114500491 gene encoding olfactory receptor 51I2-like — MLPSQSNVNMSFFQPPAFLMTGIPGLEALHGWISIPFSCMYTAALTGNCLILLAVRRTPSLHQPMYYFLSMLALTDVGLTLSTLPTTLAVLWFDHSLIAFNACLVQMFFLHSFSVVESSVLLAMSFDRFVAISKPLRYAAVLTNTVITRIGLTIVARATVSLFPVPFLLKRLNFCPGKILLSHSFCFHADVMKKACADITINILYGLYVVLSTVGVDSLLIVLSYTLILHTVMGLASPRERIRALNTCISHILAVLVFYIPVIGVSMIHRFGRHLPHIVHALIAYVYLVVPPVLNPVIYSVKSKPIREAMFRVLRGKGQG, encoded by the coding sequence ATGCTCCCTTCCCAGTCCAATGTCAACATGTCCTTCTTCCAGCCACCTGCTTTCCTGATGACGGGCATCCCAGGGCTGGAGGCCCTTCATGGCTGGATCTCCATTCCTTTCTCCTGCATGTACACTGCAGCCCTCACTGGAAATTGCCTCATCCTCCTGGCTGTGAGGAGGACTCCCAGCCTGCACCAGCCCATGTACTACTTCCTGTCCATGTTGGCCCTCACTGATGTGGGCCTCACCTTGTCCACACTGCCCACCACCCTGGCTGTGCTCTGGTTTGACCATAGTCTCATTGCTTTCAATGCCTGCCTGGTCCAAATGTTCTTCCTCCACTCCTTCTCTGTGGTGGAGTCCTCGGTGCTCCTGGCCATGTCATTTGACCGCTTTGTGGCCATCTCCAAGCCCCTGCGCTATGCAGCTGTCCTCACCAATACTGTCATCACCAGGATTGGACTGACCATTGTGGCTAGAGCCACTGTGTCCCTCTTCCCAGTACCCTTCTTACTGAAGAGACTCAACTTTTGCCCTGGCAAGATCCTTCTATCCCATTCATTCTGCTTCCATGCAGATGTCATGAAAAAGGCCTGTGCAGACATTACCATCAATATTCTTTATGGACTATATGTAGTTCTGTCCACGGTGGGTGTAGACTCCTTGCTTATTGTCCTATCTTATACCCTTATTCTTCATACAGTCAtgggcctggcctctcccagagAGCGCATCCGGGCCCTCAACACTTGCATTTCTCATATCTTAGCTGTTCTGGTTTTCTACATCCCAGTCATAGGTGTGTCCATGATTCACCGTTTTGGAAGGCACCTGCCTCACATTGTACATGCTCTTATTGCCTATGTGTACCTGGTGGTGCCCCCTGTGCTCAACCCCGTCATCTACAGTGTGAAATCCAAGCCCATCAGAGAAGCTATGTTCAGAGTGCTGAGGGGGAAGGGCCAAGGCTga